In Deinococcota bacterium, the genomic stretch CGGGCAAGATGATGTTGCGTGTTCCTCCCGAAGTCCACGCGGCGGCCAGCCTCGCAGCCGAGGCCGTCGGCAAGAGTCTCAACCAGTGGGCAAGTGATGTGCTCGAGCGCGCGGCCAGGCCAAAATGAACTTGACGTAAAGGATTGCTGCTTGGGCTTGCAAGATCGTCATGACCATTTGTTGCTCTCCTTTCTTATCGGTTGAACGCTTGTAGGATCGCGCCGCGCACGATGCTCCGAGTGGCGGGGAACCAACCTCTTTCGAGGGGCAGGGAGCACAACAGGGCATCGCCGAGACGCTCGACCTGCTCGGCATGGGACACGGCCTCTACGGCGATATGGTGAGCGCGGCCCGCTACTTTGACCAGGCCGTCCCCCTCTTTCGCTCCCTGGCCGAGCGCCGGGGGCTGGCCTCGAGCCTCATCTCCCGCGCGGTCTGGCGGAGCCCGTTGTTTACCGAGACGACCACCAGCGCTCTCGGAAGCCTCGAGGCGTGCGCGCACGACTTGGCTGAGGCGCGGGAGCTAGCGCACGAGATCGGCTGGCTGGCGGGGGAAGCCTACGCCGAGTTCGCCGCCCCTCAGGTGCACGGCGCCTTCGGCGAGTTGGGCGCGGCGCTTGAGCACGCCGAGCGGGCGCTCGCTGCCGATATCAGCCACAACCAGTGGATGACGGCTGCGTATTGTACGTTGGGACAGTGCTACCTGCTGGCGTTCGAGCCCGACTTGGGGAGGCAGGCGCTGGAGGCAGGGCTCGCGTTGGCGCGGCCCCTCGGCTCGGCGTTTTGGACGGGGGTAGCCACCGCCGCCCTCGCGCGCTCCTATCTGCTCGAGCACGACCTAGCCCACGCCGAGGCGGTGCTGGGGGCGGCGCCGCTCGGTGACGAGGGGCCGCGCAACGTCCAGGAGCGGCAGCTCGCCTGGACGCGGGGCGAACTCGCCTTGGCCCAGGGCAAACCCGACCTAGCGCTAAGCGTTGCGGAAGGGCTGCTCGCCTCGGCACCGGGACGTCGTGGGACGCAGCCTATCCCGGCCCTCTTGAAGCTAAAGGGTGAGGCGCTCACGCTACTGGGGCGGCTGGACGAGGCAGAGCAGGTACTGGAGGACGCCAAGCGCGGCGCACTCGAGCGAGGGATGCTGCCCTACCTGTGGCGCATCCAACTCGGCCTCGGCCATGTGCAGCGCCGCCTCGGCCGCCACGCGAGCGCGGCCCGGGAGGTCTCGGCGGCGCGGGAGGTCATCGGCGGACTTGCCGGCAGCCTCGGCGAGGGGGCGCTGCGCGAAGGGTTCCTGCGCGCCGCTCGAGCCATTCTGCCCAAGGAAAAGCCCCAGACGCTCGGCGGCCTGACGGGGCGCGAGCTCGAGGTAGCGGCGCTGGTCGCGCAGGGGCGGAGCAACCGCGAGATCGCCTTGGCGCTGTCGGTTGGCGAGCGGACCGTCGAGAGCCACGTCGGCAACATCTTGAACAAGCTGGGCTTCAACTCCCGCGTGCAGATCGCCGCCTGGGCCGCCCAACAGGGCCTGACCAAAAACCTCGAGTAGCCTTGGTTGTCGCTGCCCTTCGTATGGTCTCCGTAGGGGATATACCCCATACTCTATTCAAGGCACGTTGCAGGGCACAAGCTGCTTCGCTTGAAACAGGTGTCGACAAGGGGGACGGAGGACATTTGGGCCGTGACCAAAGAGCTGTTGACGGCTCTCAACAGCCAAGGCCATAAATGACGGTGAACCGGAAAGAGGCGCGAGCCGCAAGCCTGGGTGAGTTGTAGGCTCAGCGAGGAAGGAGGGTCTCGAGCGCGTCCAAGCTATCGGCCTTCATCACCGTCATGAAGAGCTGCGACCGAGCTCGAGCCCGGCCGCGGCGTCGCTCGGGTACTGCACCCCGGCCAGG encodes the following:
- a CDS encoding LuxR C-terminal-related transcriptional regulator; the protein is MGHGLYGDMVSAARYFDQAVPLFRSLAERRGLASSLISRAVWRSPLFTETTTSALGSLEACAHDLAEARELAHEIGWLAGEAYAEFAAPQVHGAFGELGAALEHAERALAADISHNQWMTAAYCTLGQCYLLAFEPDLGRQALEAGLALARPLGSAFWTGVATAALARSYLLEHDLAHAEAVLGAAPLGDEGPRNVQERQLAWTRGELALAQGKPDLALSVAEGLLASAPGRRGTQPIPALLKLKGEALTLLGRLDEAEQVLEDAKRGALERGMLPYLWRIQLGLGHVQRRLGRHASAAREVSAAREVIGGLAGSLGEGALREGFLRAARAILPKEKPQTLGGLTGRELEVAALVAQGRSNREIALALSVGERTVESHVGNILNKLGFNSRVQIAAWAAQQGLTKNLE